The following proteins are encoded in a genomic region of Flammeovirga pectinis:
- a CDS encoding nitrite reductase: MRSFRTELENEIVEKDILDLEKKIRLFHEGNIDDDKFRSLRLARGVYGQRQAGVQMIRIKIPYGKLTTRQLNRICEVSDQYSNGKLHITTRQDIQIHYVSLDDSPALWSELEKDEVTLREACGNTVRNITASEKAGIDPNEPFDVTPYAHAAFEYFLRNPICQEMGRKFKIAFSSSESDTAFAFIHDVGAIPVVKTVDGKEVRGFKVLIGGGLGAQPYMAETAYEFLEEEKLIPFTEALVRVFDRFGERNRRMKARMKFLLQDIGKEELLRLAEEERLALKNQEIWVDRSKVDSVVLPKEHTSVEVEILDQKKYDKWLNANVFEQKQKGFFGVLVRLQLGNFDTATARKLIKIVEKYTADDIRLTIRQGLLLKFISKEDLPALFNELDAIGFAEPGYDTTTDITACPGTDTCVLGISSSTGIARVLEDLIKVEYPDLITDDTFKIKISGCPNACGQHTIAQFGIHGSSLRNKENKMQLPAAQILLGGGFDGNGNPHIADKVIKIPSKRIEDAFRSIVDDYDQNSTEGEYYVDYYKRQGKDYFYELLKPLHSLENLEPSDYLDWYTQDDKFQLHKAVGECAGVIIDLVQTLIFEAEEKVGWSEEAFKKGLFADSVYHAYAGYVSAAKALLLDKKVKLNSQATVINRFAEHYDERFNFAEGTFVDHVLRINKNEPTEEFAALYLSEAKVFLNDVSELRKQDLAATEA, translated from the coding sequence ATGAGGAGTTTTAGAACTGAACTAGAAAACGAAATTGTCGAAAAAGACATACTAGATTTAGAAAAGAAGATTAGATTATTTCATGAAGGAAACATTGATGACGATAAGTTTCGTAGTCTTCGTTTAGCACGTGGCGTTTACGGCCAACGTCAAGCGGGAGTACAGATGATCAGAATCAAGATCCCTTACGGTAAACTAACAACAAGACAATTAAACAGAATTTGTGAAGTATCTGACCAATATTCAAATGGTAAGTTACACATCACAACAAGACAAGATATCCAAATTCACTACGTAAGTCTTGATGACTCTCCAGCTTTATGGTCTGAGTTAGAAAAAGATGAAGTGACTTTGAGAGAAGCATGTGGTAATACTGTTCGTAATATCACAGCATCGGAGAAAGCAGGTATCGATCCAAACGAACCTTTTGATGTTACTCCTTATGCACACGCTGCATTTGAGTACTTCTTGCGTAATCCTATCTGTCAGGAAATGGGACGTAAGTTCAAAATTGCTTTTTCATCTTCGGAATCAGATACTGCATTTGCATTTATTCATGATGTAGGAGCTATTCCAGTTGTAAAAACTGTTGATGGAAAAGAAGTTAGAGGATTTAAAGTATTAATTGGTGGTGGTTTAGGTGCACAACCTTACATGGCTGAAACTGCTTATGAATTCTTAGAAGAAGAAAAATTAATTCCTTTTACAGAAGCATTAGTACGTGTTTTCGATCGTTTTGGCGAACGTAACCGTAGAATGAAAGCAAGAATGAAATTCTTACTACAAGATATTGGTAAGGAAGAATTATTACGTCTTGCAGAAGAGGAAAGATTAGCACTTAAAAATCAAGAAATTTGGGTAGATAGATCTAAAGTAGATTCTGTTGTTTTACCTAAAGAACATACTTCTGTAGAAGTAGAAATTCTTGATCAAAAGAAATACGACAAGTGGTTAAATGCCAATGTATTTGAACAAAAACAAAAAGGTTTCTTTGGTGTATTAGTTCGTTTACAATTGGGTAACTTTGATACTGCTACAGCTAGAAAATTAATCAAGATTGTAGAGAAGTATACTGCTGATGATATTCGTTTAACAATCCGCCAAGGTTTATTATTGAAATTTATAAGCAAAGAAGATCTTCCTGCTTTATTCAATGAACTTGATGCAATTGGATTTGCTGAACCTGGTTACGATACAACAACAGATATTACAGCTTGTCCTGGTACGGATACGTGTGTATTAGGTATTTCAAGTAGTACTGGTATTGCTCGTGTTTTAGAAGATTTGATTAAAGTAGAATATCCTGATTTAATCACGGACGATACTTTCAAAATAAAAATTAGTGGTTGTCCTAACGCTTGTGGACAGCATACTATTGCTCAGTTTGGTATTCATGGTAGTTCTTTACGTAACAAAGAGAACAAAATGCAATTACCTGCGGCTCAAATTTTACTAGGTGGTGGTTTTGATGGTAATGGTAATCCTCATATTGCAGACAAGGTAATTAAAATACCAAGTAAGCGTATTGAAGATGCTTTCCGTTCTATTGTAGATGATTACGATCAGAATTCTACAGAAGGAGAATACTATGTAGATTACTACAAACGCCAAGGTAAAGATTACTTCTACGAGTTATTAAAGCCATTACATTCTTTAGAAAACTTAGAGCCTTCAGATTATTTAGATTGGTATACTCAAGACGATAAATTCCAATTGCATAAAGCCGTAGGTGAATGTGCAGGTGTAATTATTGACTTAGTACAAACTCTAATCTTTGAAGCAGAAGAGAAAGTAGGTTGGTCTGAAGAGGCATTTAAGAAAGGTCTTTTTGCAGATTCAGTTTACCATGCTTATGCAGGTTACGTAAGTGCAGCTAAGGCGTTGTTACTTGATAAAAAAGTAAAATTAAATAGCCAAGCTACAGTTATTAATCGTTTTGCAGAACATTACGATGAGCGTTTCAATTTTGCTGAAGGAACTTTTGTTGATCA
- a CDS encoding NADP-dependent malic enzyme, with protein sequence MSENVIRKKDSLEYHEKPIPGKIEVVPTKKTKTQRDLSLAYSPGVADPCLEIAKNKEDVYKYTAKGNLVGVISNGTAVLGLGDIGPEASKPVMEGKGVLFKIFAGIDVFDIEIDAKDPKKFIEAVKTMEPTFGGINLEDIKAPDCFEIEQTLKKEMNIPVMHDDQHGTAIISGAALINAAEIIGKDLKDLKVVVSGAGASAVSCINIFFELGVERKNAIVCDSRGVIRKDREDLSGKKLDLATATDVHTLEEALVGADVFLGLSRGNVMTPAMLLTMAKDPIVFALANPTPEIAYDLAMSTRDDVMMATGRSDHPNQVNNVLGFPYIFRGALDVRATEINEPMKLACVRAIAELAKEPVPETVTQAYNVDRLVFGREYFIPKPLDTRLLTTVAPAVAKAAMETGVAKAVIDDMEAYKEELIKRMGSGNDIMRRLSVKASSERKKVVFAEADNPHILRAARIAMDDGIIEPILLGRRSRIRAMIEALELDELLKVQIINPRVEEVTEKREYYGERYYSKRQRMGATLYEAQELMSKRSYFAAMMVEVGDADAMIAGLGRNYISSLAPALRVIGTEEDQPVATMYMVLTDKGPLFLADTTMIEDPTAEEIVDITEAVAVRVKEFFKLDPRVALLSYSNFGSSKKGKDATKMRKAREILKQRNPELPVDGDIQANFALDPQKTKETFPFSDLAEAAANILIFPNLSAANIALKLLEEVAGTNTVGPIVMGMNKPAHILQMGANVQQIVDMITIANLDAQQL encoded by the coding sequence ATGTCAGAAAACGTAATACGCAAAAAGGACTCTTTGGAATATCATGAAAAACCTATTCCAGGAAAAATTGAAGTAGTCCCAACTAAGAAGACAAAAACACAAAGAGATTTATCATTAGCGTATTCTCCAGGAGTAGCAGATCCATGTTTGGAAATTGCAAAAAACAAGGAGGACGTTTATAAATATACAGCAAAAGGTAACCTTGTAGGGGTAATATCGAATGGTACAGCAGTATTAGGTTTAGGAGATATTGGTCCTGAAGCATCTAAACCAGTAATGGAAGGTAAAGGTGTCCTTTTTAAAATTTTTGCAGGAATTGATGTTTTCGATATTGAAATTGATGCAAAAGACCCAAAGAAATTTATTGAAGCGGTTAAAACAATGGAGCCTACTTTTGGTGGGATCAATTTAGAAGATATAAAAGCACCAGACTGTTTTGAAATCGAGCAGACATTAAAGAAGGAAATGAATATTCCTGTAATGCACGATGATCAACACGGTACGGCAATTATTTCTGGCGCAGCATTAATAAATGCAGCAGAAATAATAGGAAAAGACCTTAAAGATTTGAAAGTGGTAGTTTCTGGTGCAGGAGCCTCAGCAGTATCATGTATCAATATCTTTTTTGAATTAGGTGTTGAACGTAAGAATGCTATTGTTTGTGATAGTAGAGGTGTAATAAGAAAAGATAGAGAAGATTTATCAGGTAAGAAACTTGATTTAGCAACAGCTACGGATGTACATACATTAGAAGAAGCATTGGTAGGAGCTGATGTTTTCCTTGGTCTATCAAGAGGTAATGTAATGACACCAGCAATGTTACTTACAATGGCAAAAGATCCAATTGTATTTGCATTAGCTAATCCAACTCCAGAAATTGCTTACGATTTAGCAATGAGTACGCGTGATGATGTAATGATGGCAACAGGCCGTTCAGATCATCCTAACCAAGTGAATAACGTTTTAGGTTTTCCATATATTTTTAGAGGTGCTTTAGATGTACGTGCTACAGAAATTAACGAGCCTATGAAATTAGCTTGTGTACGCGCTATTGCAGAATTAGCAAAAGAGCCAGTACCAGAAACGGTAACTCAAGCCTATAATGTAGATCGTTTAGTATTTGGTCGTGAATACTTTATTCCAAAACCACTTGATACTAGATTACTTACTACGGTTGCTCCTGCAGTTGCTAAAGCAGCGATGGAAACAGGCGTAGCAAAAGCAGTAATCGACGATATGGAAGCGTACAAGGAAGAACTTATTAAAAGAATGGGTTCTGGTAACGATATCATGCGTCGTTTATCTGTTAAAGCAAGTTCTGAACGTAAAAAAGTTGTATTTGCAGAAGCAGATAACCCGCATATTTTACGTGCAGCTCGTATTGCTATGGATGATGGTATTATCGAACCAATTCTATTGGGTAGAAGATCTAGAATTCGTGCAATGATTGAAGCACTTGAATTAGATGAGTTATTAAAAGTTCAAATCATAAACCCTCGTGTAGAAGAAGTTACAGAAAAAAGAGAGTATTATGGTGAAAGATATTATTCTAAACGTCAACGTATGGGAGCAACACTCTACGAAGCACAAGAATTAATGTCTAAAAGGAGTTACTTTGCTGCAATGATGGTTGAGGTAGGTGATGCTGATGCTATGATAGCAGGTTTAGGTAGAAATTATATTTCTTCTCTAGCTCCTGCATTAAGAGTAATTGGTACAGAAGAAGATCAGCCAGTAGCTACAATGTATATGGTACTTACAGATAAAGGACCATTGTTCTTAGCTGATACAACGATGATCGAAGATCCAACAGCAGAAGAAATTGTAGATATTACAGAAGCAGTTGCAGTAAGAGTAAAAGAATTCTTTAAGCTTGATCCAAGAGTTGCATTATTAAGTTACTCTAACTTCGGATCATCTAAAAAGGGTAAAGATGCTACTAAAATGAGAAAAGCGAGAGAGATCTTAAAACAACGTAACCCTGAGTTACCTGTTGATGGTGATATTCAAGCTAACTTTGCTTTAGACCCTCAGAAAACAAAAGAAACATTCCCGTTCTCTGATTTGGCTGAAGCAGCAGCAAATATATTAATTTTCCCTAACCTATCGGCTGCCAATATTGCTTTGAAATTATTGGAAGAAGTAGCAGGGACAAATACAGTAGGACCAATTGTTATGGGCATGAACAAACCAGCTCATATTTTGCAAATGGGTGCTAATGTGCAACAAATTGTAGATATGATTACAATCGCAAATTTAGATGCTCAACAGCTCTAG
- a CDS encoding NUDIX hydrolase, which yields MNFCSNCGNSKLEYIIPEGDQKQRFVCNECDTIHYQNPRVIAGCLPIYDGKILLGKRAIEPRYGYWNLPAGFLENGETPNDGALRELYEETHAKGEAKHLHTVFSLPNYNQVYLIYLVALSSDQFSKVTSESIDVELFEIKDIPWDAIAFESTTFAIKKYIENPTNKEANIGHLIKEQLH from the coding sequence ATGAATTTTTGCAGCAATTGCGGTAACAGCAAACTAGAATACATTATTCCTGAAGGTGATCAAAAACAACGTTTTGTGTGTAATGAATGCGATACTATTCATTATCAAAACCCAAGAGTTATTGCTGGTTGTTTACCTATTTATGATGGGAAAATTCTTTTAGGGAAAAGAGCGATAGAACCTAGGTATGGCTATTGGAATTTACCTGCAGGTTTTCTAGAAAATGGTGAAACACCAAATGATGGTGCATTAAGGGAATTATATGAAGAAACACATGCTAAAGGTGAAGCAAAACATCTACACACTGTATTTTCTTTACCTAATTACAATCAAGTGTATTTGATTTATCTCGTTGCGTTATCTTCAGACCAATTTTCTAAAGTTACTTCTGAAAGTATTGATGTAGAGCTTTTCGAAATTAAAGATATTCCTTGGGATGCTATTGCATTTGAATCGACCACTTTTGCAATAAAAAAGTATATTGAAAACCCTACAAATAAAGAAGCTAATATAGGCCATTTGATAAAAGAACAATTACATTAA